The proteins below are encoded in one region of Silene latifolia isolate original U9 population chromosome 2, ASM4854445v1, whole genome shotgun sequence:
- the LOC141641410 gene encoding uncharacterized protein LOC141641410 — MGGDEIHTSCESEEDHIPGKRKKKIIPVVDDKSDFSKLRWCVGIRFPNREVFRDCVTRYAIAQGRNLTFEKSHKARGQRLGVRCVSGCPFKMYASWDNQSACMLVKSVDPYHACHRNMESNRQLTSTWLAKQFLEVFKERPHWPASEIIETLKGEKNDSYEWFFKELKKTLGEKNGDGWTILSNQHPSILTMVAKELPKAEHRHCARHIFANWHKSYKGDEIKLCFWNCAKAYNQAGFDEALDAMREVDHKAAEAFLACNPTLFCKSFINTTTKTDVIVNNMAETFNAYIIEVIAKHLIYMLEDIRSAMMQRLVLKKAEMEKKQLIVCPRVQQRFEEEKDKTASYQVLPSSTRLFQVKHGIDELKVDLVTKTCTCRKWDLIGISCSHAIATIFNIHRQAENYVHDMYKKEAYLKAYSGSISPCLGHRHWPKATVGLGVLFDDQGNAYTNAPGNNGPVSLNYVQRPSTQPTQASVNQ; from the exons GTTGATGACAAGTCTGACTTTAGTAAGCTTAGATGGTGTGTTGGCATCAGATTCCCAAATAGAGAGGTATTTAGAGATTGTGTAACTAGGTATGCTATAGCACAAGGAAGGAATCTGACTTTTGAAAAGAGTCATAAAGCAAGAGGCCAGAGGCTTGGTGTGAGATGTGTTTCTGGTTGCCCCTTCAAGATGTATGCTAGTTGGGATAATCAAAGTGCTTGTATGTTAGTGAAGTCAGTTGATCCTTACCATGCCTGTCACAGAAACATGGAAAGCAATAGGCAACTTACGTCAACCTGGTTAGCCAAGCAATTCTTAGAGGTGTTCAAAGAAAGACCTCATTGGCCAGCCTCAGAAATTATTGAGACG TTGAAGGGGGAAAAAAATGACAGTTATGAGTGGTTTTTTAAGGAGCTGAAGAAGACTTTAGGAGAGAAAAATGGTGATGGGTGGACTATACTATCAAATCAGCATCCG AGTATTTTGACAATGGTAGCAAAGGAATTACCAAAGGCTGAACATAGACATTGTGCTCGACACATATTTGCAAACTGGCACAAGTCTTACAAGGGTGATGAAATAAAGTTGTGCTTCTGGAATTGTGCcaaagcatacaaccaagccggATTTGATGAAGCCCTTGATGCTATGAGAGAGGTAGATCACAAGGCAGCTGAAGCATTCTTAGCTTGTAACCCAACACTCTTTTGTAAATCATTCATAAACACCACCACCAAGACAGATGTGATTGTAAACAACATGGCAGAAACTTTTAATGCCTATATCATAGAAGTCATAGCCAAACATTTGATATACATGCTTGAAGACATTAGGTCAGCAATGATGCAGAGATTGGTTTTAAAAAAGGCTGAAATGGAGAAAAAACAATTGATCGTGTGTCCTAGGGTTCagcaaagatttgaagaagagaaAGATAAAACTGCTTCATATCAGGTTTTACCATCATCCACAAGACTTTTTCAGGTCAAACATGGAATTGATGAGTTAAAGGTTGACTTGGTAACAAAGACTTGTACTTGTAGAAAATGGGACTTGATTGGGATCTCATGTAGTCATGCTATTGCTACTATTTTCAACATCCACAGACAAGCCGAGAACTATGTACATGATATGTACAAGAAAGAAGCCTATCTAAAGGCTTATAGTGGTTCCATTAGCCCATGTCTTGGCCATAGACATTGGCCCAAG GCAACTGTTGGACTCGGAGTTCTATTTGATGACCAAGGAAATGCATACACCAATGCACCAGGAAATAATGGACCAGTTAGCCTTAATTATGTTCAACGACCAAGTACGCAGCCTACCCAAGCATCTGTGAACCAGTAG